One segment of Anomalospiza imberbis isolate Cuckoo-Finch-1a 21T00152 chromosome 2, ASM3175350v1, whole genome shotgun sequence DNA contains the following:
- the CD99 gene encoding CD99 antigen yields LPSFFVDDLDLSDALDFGDPKPHPSTSPRDTDNPKQDQPKGSDKFDDSDLWDGSSPRGGSDGSGSNERKGPTPKTGQDEEASQGAIAGIISAVGATVVASVASFIAYQKKKLCFKQSADEENVNMDSHRGAQSEPPVQRTLLEN; encoded by the exons TTACCTTCTTTCTTTGTAGATGATTTGGACTTGTCCGATGCTCTTGATTTTG GTGATCCCAAACCACATCCTTCTACAAGTCCTAGAGACACTG ATAACCCCAAGCAAGATCAACCTAAAGGCTCTG aCAAATTTGATGATTCAGATCTATGGGATGGCAGTTCCCCAAGAGGAGGAAGTGATGGCAGTGGCAGCAATG AACGGAAGGGTCCAACTCCAAAAACTGGCCAAGACGAGGAGG CTTCTCAGGGAGCAATAGCTGGAATTATAAGTGCTGTGGGTGCTACAGTAGTTGCATCGGTAGCTAGTTTCATTGCTTACCAGAAGAAGAAACTCTGTTTCAAGCAAAGCG cagATGAAGAGAATGTGAATATGGATAGCCACAGAGGAGCACAATCTGAGCCACCTG TTCAGCGCACACTTCTGGAGAACTAA